In the Muricauda sp. MAR_2010_75 genome, one interval contains:
- a CDS encoding AraC family transcriptional regulator, with protein sequence MREFHFIKEKYGFELLMDLHKFEDNSNVFFEPDPHITNFFEIFVFEQGNGSIELNGHYLDVGSYTLFFTSPYQKKSCRIDRNSVRGFHLVFQNDFLTNFFEDKLFVYRLQYFYNALYPQYLQISPREYQLIQTLFDEIVAEIQNFQKDSLHLIRPLLYFALSKLNRLYSKVYKLSHETHSESNIYRFKEALEIHIRRHHAVGDYCRLLNMTRHQLNQVTKAYFGRTSKDVIQFRLLQEVQMELRYTNHTISEIAHDLQFSDPNNLTRFFTRLSGQSPRAYRLNYQNDRYL encoded by the coding sequence TTGCGGGAATTTCACTTTATCAAAGAAAAATATGGTTTTGAACTGTTGATGGACCTCCACAAGTTCGAGGATAACTCCAATGTTTTTTTTGAGCCAGACCCACATATCACCAATTTCTTCGAAATCTTTGTCTTTGAGCAGGGTAATGGCTCCATAGAACTCAATGGCCATTATCTGGATGTTGGCAGCTATACACTGTTCTTTACTTCACCTTATCAAAAAAAAAGTTGCCGTATTGACCGAAATTCTGTAAGAGGTTTCCATTTGGTCTTTCAAAATGATTTTTTGACCAATTTTTTTGAGGACAAGCTATTTGTTTACCGTTTGCAATACTTTTATAATGCCCTTTACCCACAATACCTACAAATTTCTCCAAGGGAATACCAACTCATCCAGACCTTATTTGATGAGATTGTGGCCGAAATCCAAAACTTTCAAAAGGATAGCCTTCATCTTATTAGACCGCTACTCTATTTTGCCTTGTCCAAATTGAATCGTCTGTACTCCAAAGTTTACAAATTATCACATGAGACCCATTCAGAGTCGAACATATATCGATTTAAGGAAGCCTTGGAGATTCATATACGCCGACACCATGCCGTTGGCGATTATTGCCGCCTCCTAAATATGACCCGCCACCAATTGAACCAAGTTACAAAGGCCTATTTTGGACGTACTTCCAAAGATGTCATCCAATTCCGGTTACTGCAAGAAGTACAGATGGAACTACGCTACACCAATCATACAATTTCTGAAATTGCCCACGACCTTCAATTTAGTGATCCCAACAATCTAACACGCTTTTTTACCCGATTATCTGGACAGTCTCCAAGAGCATATAGACTTAATTACCAAAATGATAGGTATTTATAA
- a CDS encoding family 16 glycoside hydrolase encodes MILLRTTLLFSVFFIAHQMLAQTKETIPMQSNYWSITDGGSISFETFDGRETMVLDGKAVVKDMDFSNGTLEVDVYANTIRSFAGFVFRKQAGTMEEVYMRMHKSRQPDAVQYTPTYNGESNWQLYREYQANVIFKETGWNSLRVEVKNQTAEIYVNNKKVLQVNDLKSGNLLGEIGIFALFGNRFSNFRVTQTGKAKLQKSQSTTETEPGVITEWNITDALPYLEDQLLFNDFAKAKTTKVTTEKSGLLPISKYMAKPTSGNFEDNKEAYTVASHILTVEEEQTKLFSFDYSDKIMVFLNGELLYYGNNAFRSKGNQFQGHLGLDVNKLPLHLNKGTNTLHCVVIDKANGWGLIGKIE; translated from the coding sequence ATGATTCTTCTACGAACAACTCTGCTCTTCAGTGTTTTTTTTATTGCACATCAAATGTTGGCGCAAACAAAGGAAACTATCCCCATGCAATCCAATTATTGGAGCATCACTGATGGGGGAAGCATTTCTTTTGAGACTTTTGACGGTAGGGAAACCATGGTCTTGGACGGTAAGGCCGTGGTCAAGGATATGGACTTTTCCAATGGAACCCTTGAAGTGGACGTGTACGCCAATACCATTCGTAGCTTTGCAGGATTTGTTTTCAGGAAACAAGCAGGTACCATGGAAGAAGTATACATGCGTATGCACAAATCGAGACAGCCCGATGCAGTTCAATACACTCCCACCTATAACGGTGAGAGCAACTGGCAATTGTATAGGGAGTATCAAGCCAATGTAATTTTCAAAGAAACAGGATGGAACAGCTTACGGGTCGAAGTAAAGAATCAAACAGCGGAGATATATGTGAACAATAAGAAAGTTTTACAGGTCAACGACCTGAAATCTGGCAATCTTTTAGGGGAAATTGGGATTTTTGCGCTGTTCGGTAACCGGTTTTCCAATTTTCGGGTTACACAAACGGGAAAAGCTAAGCTACAAAAGAGTCAATCCACTACTGAAACTGAACCGGGAGTCATTACGGAATGGAACATTACTGATGCCTTGCCTTATTTGGAAGATCAACTCTTATTCAATGATTTCGCCAAAGCCAAAACCACTAAAGTAACTACAGAAAAATCAGGATTGTTGCCTATATCCAAATATATGGCCAAGCCTACTTCTGGCAATTTTGAAGACAACAAAGAAGCCTACACTGTAGCATCGCACATCCTTACAGTTGAAGAAGAACAAACCAAATTATTCTCTTTTGACTACAGTGATAAAATCATGGTATTTTTAAATGGGGAATTGCTTTATTATGGAAACAATGCATTTCGATCCAAAGGCAATCAATTTCAAGGTCATTTGGGCCTAGATGTCAATAAATTGCCGCTTCATCTGAACAAAGGAACAAACACACTCCATTGCGTTGTAATTGACAAAGCCAACGGATGGGGGTTGATTGGCAAGATAGAATAG
- a CDS encoding phospho-sugar mutase, which translates to MDSITSAAQAWLTDFFDENTKKEIQYLLENDTEELKERFYKDLEFGTGGMRGIMGVGTNRINKYTLGKNTQGLSNYLKKSYTDSDIKVVIAYDCRHNSDTLARTVAEVFSANGIRVHLFPELRTTPELSFAVRHLGCHAGIVLTASHNPPEYNGYKVYWADGGQIVPPQDDEIIAEINSLSFEDIKFKADESLIHLIGEEVDEAFFDASVKNGSFDAKGKDNFKIVFTSLHGTSITAIPEVLKRAGYNNVTIIEEQAKPDGGFPTVKSPNPEEPEALAMAIKKAEEIGADMVVGTDPDSDRLGIAVRNLEGKIELLNGNQTMVLMTKFLLDQYKEKGFKGNEFIATTIVSTPMMEQMAKAYGVEYKTALTGFKWIGKMIKDFPNSKFIGGGEESFGYMVGDFVRDKDAVTSTLLACEIASNAKANGSSFYKDLIDCYVHFGFYKEKLISLTKKGMSGAEEIKQMLKDFKENPVESVQGSKLLWIEDYNTSIAKNVQTGEERTMHLPKSNVLIYETEDGTRIAARPSGTEPKVKFYISTNAKLAKAEDYKSVNSQLDTKIDGILSELNL; encoded by the coding sequence ATGGATTCCATTACATCTGCAGCGCAAGCTTGGTTAACCGATTTTTTCGACGAAAACACCAAAAAGGAAATTCAATACCTTCTGGAAAACGATACGGAAGAACTTAAGGAACGTTTCTACAAGGATTTGGAGTTTGGTACCGGAGGGATGCGTGGTATAATGGGCGTTGGAACCAATAGAATCAACAAATATACCTTGGGGAAAAATACCCAGGGACTCAGCAATTATCTTAAAAAATCTTATACCGATAGCGACATCAAAGTGGTAATTGCCTATGATTGCAGACACAATTCGGACACCTTGGCTAGAACCGTGGCCGAAGTTTTCTCGGCCAATGGTATTAGAGTCCATTTATTTCCCGAGCTACGTACTACTCCAGAGCTTTCCTTTGCAGTACGCCATTTGGGCTGCCATGCCGGAATTGTATTGACCGCTTCACACAACCCACCGGAATACAACGGCTACAAGGTCTATTGGGCCGATGGGGGGCAAATTGTACCTCCTCAGGATGACGAGATCATTGCTGAAATCAATTCACTGTCTTTTGAGGACATCAAATTTAAGGCTGATGAAAGCCTAATTCATCTAATCGGTGAGGAAGTGGACGAAGCCTTTTTTGATGCTTCCGTAAAAAATGGAAGTTTTGATGCCAAGGGAAAAGACAACTTCAAAATCGTTTTCACTTCCCTGCACGGAACATCCATCACGGCCATTCCCGAAGTGTTGAAGCGTGCCGGCTACAACAATGTCACCATTATAGAAGAACAGGCAAAACCTGACGGCGGCTTTCCAACCGTAAAATCACCCAACCCCGAAGAACCCGAAGCTTTGGCCATGGCCATTAAAAAAGCAGAAGAAATCGGTGCAGATATGGTCGTTGGTACCGACCCAGATAGTGACCGGCTCGGGATTGCTGTGCGAAATTTGGAGGGCAAGATAGAACTGCTCAATGGAAACCAGACCATGGTCCTTATGACCAAGTTCCTTCTAGACCAATACAAAGAAAAAGGCTTCAAAGGCAACGAATTTATTGCCACCACCATTGTTTCCACACCTATGATGGAGCAAATGGCCAAAGCCTATGGCGTAGAGTATAAAACTGCACTTACAGGCTTTAAATGGATTGGAAAAATGATCAAGGATTTCCCCAATTCCAAATTTATTGGAGGCGGTGAAGAAAGCTTTGGCTATATGGTGGGCGACTTTGTCCGGGACAAGGATGCGGTCACCTCTACCCTACTCGCTTGCGAGATTGCCTCCAACGCAAAAGCCAATGGTAGTTCTTTCTACAAAGACCTTATCGATTGCTATGTACACTTCGGTTTTTACAAGGAAAAGTTGATTTCCCTAACCAAAAAAGGCATGAGCGGTGCCGAGGAAATCAAGCAAATGCTCAAAGATTTTAAAGAAAATCCCGTGGAATCCGTACAAGGTTCAAAATTGTTATGGATTGAGGATTACAATACGTCAATTGCCAAAAATGTACAGACTGGGGAGGAACGTACCATGCACTTGCCCAAGTCCAACGTATTGATCTATGAAACGGAAGATGGTACCCGAATTGCGGCCAGACCTAGCGGTACCGAGCCCAAAGTAAAGTTCTACATCAGCACCAATGCAAAATTAGCTAAGGCCGAGGATTATAAATCCGTAAATTCGCAGTTGGATACCAAAATTGATGGCATCCTTTCTGAACTGAATTTGTAG
- a CDS encoding ABC transporter ATP-binding protein — MNYFKKILRFAGPYRKYGYLNIFFNILYALFSALSFAALIPMLDVLFKPEQKVYVKPIYEGFSKSKDYLQDYINYRVTAYSGDDDMKGLVLVISLVLALFLLKNAFNYLAMYFITFLRNGVLKDIRNKMYQKIVDLPISYFSEKRKGDVIARITSDVLEIQHSFLSILELIVREPLTILFTILVMFGISAKLTIFVFIFIPIAGMLISRIGKSLKRKSDRVQKEQGEFLSIVEETLGGLRVIKAFNSESKFYNTFKNSTTRFFKFSNSLLNRQNLASPTGEFLGILVIGVLLWFGGKMVLVDKTLDASSFIAYMGLAYNILTPAKAISKASYGVKKGNAAAERVLEILESENPIKDMEGAMEKTDFNSGIELKNISFKYEDDYVLKDFNLKVDKGQTVALVGQSGSGKSTVANLVTRFYDVNEGELLLDGINIKNITKKSLRGLMGLVTQDSILFNDTVKNNIALGKENATTEEIVAAAKVANAHDFIMDLPHGYDTNIGDSGNKLSGGQKQRLSIARAVLKNPPIMILDEATSALDTESERLVQDALEKMMQNRTSIVIAHRLSTIQSADSIVVMSKGKIVEQGTHEELMKSKKSYKKLVEMQSFSS, encoded by the coding sequence ATGAACTACTTTAAAAAAATACTCCGTTTTGCGGGACCGTACCGCAAATACGGTTATTTGAATATTTTCTTCAATATTCTGTATGCGCTTTTCAGTGCCCTGTCCTTTGCTGCACTTATTCCCATGCTTGATGTCTTGTTCAAACCGGAGCAAAAGGTCTATGTGAAACCTATTTATGAAGGTTTTTCCAAATCAAAAGATTACTTACAAGACTATATTAACTATAGGGTGACCGCCTATTCTGGAGACGACGATATGAAAGGATTGGTATTGGTCATAAGTTTGGTATTGGCACTTTTTCTGTTAAAAAATGCATTTAATTATTTGGCGATGTATTTCATCACATTTTTAAGAAATGGGGTGCTTAAGGACATCAGAAATAAAATGTACCAAAAGATAGTAGATCTCCCAATCTCCTATTTCTCGGAAAAGCGAAAAGGAGATGTCATTGCCAGAATCACTTCAGACGTATTGGAGATACAACATTCCTTCCTGTCCATTTTGGAGTTGATAGTACGTGAACCGCTTACTATACTATTCACCATTTTGGTCATGTTCGGAATAAGTGCTAAACTGACCATTTTTGTTTTTATTTTCATTCCTATTGCTGGCATGTTGATTTCACGTATCGGAAAATCCCTCAAACGAAAATCGGACCGCGTGCAAAAGGAACAAGGAGAATTTCTTTCCATAGTGGAAGAAACTTTGGGTGGTCTCCGGGTCATCAAAGCTTTTAATTCTGAGTCTAAATTTTACAATACGTTCAAAAATTCAACGACGCGCTTTTTCAAGTTTTCCAATTCGCTATTGAATAGACAAAACCTAGCCTCTCCCACCGGAGAGTTCTTGGGGATTTTAGTCATTGGGGTATTACTGTGGTTTGGTGGAAAAATGGTATTGGTGGACAAAACGTTGGATGCATCCTCCTTTATTGCCTATATGGGGTTGGCCTATAACATCCTTACTCCTGCCAAAGCTATCAGCAAAGCATCCTACGGTGTTAAAAAAGGAAATGCGGCTGCAGAACGGGTTTTGGAAATTCTGGAATCTGAAAATCCCATCAAGGATATGGAAGGTGCCATGGAGAAAACCGATTTCAACTCCGGAATTGAGCTCAAAAATATTTCCTTCAAGTACGAGGATGATTATGTGTTGAAGGATTTCAACCTAAAGGTTGATAAAGGCCAAACCGTGGCCCTGGTCGGCCAGTCTGGAAGCGGGAAAAGTACGGTGGCCAATTTGGTGACCCGTTTCTACGATGTCAACGAAGGGGAATTGTTGCTGGATGGCATCAACATCAAGAATATTACCAAAAAATCACTCCGTGGTCTTATGGGCTTGGTAACACAAGATTCCATTTTGTTCAATGATACGGTGAAAAACAATATCGCCCTAGGCAAGGAAAATGCCACTACAGAGGAAATCGTAGCTGCAGCCAAAGTGGCCAATGCACATGACTTTATTATGGACCTGCCCCATGGCTACGACACCAATATTGGGGACAGCGGCAACAAATTGAGTGGCGGTCAGAAACAACGCCTCTCCATTGCACGTGCCGTGCTTAAAAATCCACCTATCATGATTTTGGACGAGGCCACCTCAGCTCTGGATACGGAAAGTGAGCGCTTGGTACAGGATGCTTTGGAAAAAATGATGCAGAACCGGACTTCAATAGTAATTGCCCACCGATTGTCTACGATTCAAAGTGCAGATTCCATTGTGGTGATGAGCAAAGGAAAAATTGTAGAGCAGGGTACCCACGAGGAGCTGATGAAATCCAAAAAAAGCTATAAAAAGCTGGTGGAAATGCAGTCGTTTTCCTCCTAA
- a CDS encoding glycosyltransferase family 2 protein, which translates to MQISIVIPLLNEQESLNELHDWIVRVMQSNHFLYEIIFIDDGSTDGSWETIKELSEKNEHVKGIRFLKNYGKSQALHAGFKAAEGDVVITMDADLQDNPEEIPELYELITNGGNHIVSGWKKKRYDSVITKNIPSKLFNWAARRTSGVKLHDFNCGLKAFNGQVVKNIDVHGEMHRYIPVLAKNAGFSKITEKVVQHQARKYGTTKFGAERFINGFLDLITIWFVSKFGRQPMHLFGALGVLMFIVGFGFALYLGIDKLFLNPTGRLITERPQFFIALTAMIIGTQLFLAGFIGEIMVRSRKNDTRYSISDKINI; encoded by the coding sequence ATGCAAATCTCCATTGTAATTCCTTTACTTAACGAGCAAGAGTCGCTTAACGAACTACATGATTGGATTGTACGTGTAATGCAATCCAATCATTTTTTATATGAAATCATTTTTATCGACGATGGCAGTACCGATGGCTCATGGGAGACCATTAAAGAGCTTTCGGAAAAAAATGAGCATGTAAAAGGTATTCGGTTCTTAAAGAATTACGGGAAGTCGCAGGCCTTGCACGCCGGTTTTAAAGCTGCTGAAGGAGATGTGGTCATCACCATGGATGCCGACCTTCAGGATAATCCCGAAGAGATTCCAGAACTCTATGAATTGATCACCAACGGAGGCAACCATATCGTTTCCGGCTGGAAAAAGAAACGGTACGACTCCGTCATCACCAAAAACATTCCTTCCAAACTCTTTAATTGGGCTGCCCGAAGAACTTCCGGTGTTAAACTACACGATTTTAATTGTGGCCTCAAGGCCTTTAATGGGCAGGTTGTAAAAAACATTGATGTGCATGGCGAAATGCACCGGTATATCCCCGTATTGGCCAAAAATGCAGGTTTTTCTAAAATCACAGAGAAAGTTGTGCAGCACCAAGCCCGAAAATACGGCACTACCAAGTTTGGAGCAGAACGTTTCATCAACGGATTTTTGGATTTGATCACCATTTGGTTCGTATCCAAATTTGGCCGCCAGCCCATGCATCTTTTTGGGGCTCTGGGCGTTCTCATGTTCATTGTAGGATTTGGATTTGCCCTCTATCTGGGCATTGATAAATTATTTTTGAATCCCACCGGGCGATTGATCACGGAGCGACCTCAGTTTTTCATCGCCCTAACCGCCATGATCATAGGAACACAGCTTTTTTTGGCAGGTTTTATTGGGGAAATCATGGTACGATCCCGAAAAAATGACACCCGCTATTCCATTTCCGATAAAATAAACATTTAG
- a CDS encoding DUF4199 domain-containing protein → MEEQQPKASKFMLNYGLILGLVSVVFGVMLYTQKMHYEMSTPVIVISILLSVAAIFLGINAYKKANGGYLTISEGLKIGVGIALVSAIISLLYQYLLVNFIEPDFMDKALELAKPKAFEQYPSMTEEQWEQSAAMQKNLGWLRYPIGLIFSCVIGLVVGLITGLILKKSKSEY, encoded by the coding sequence ATGGAAGAACAACAACCAAAAGCCAGTAAATTTATGCTGAACTATGGCCTTATTTTAGGTTTGGTCTCAGTTGTTTTCGGGGTAATGCTCTACACCCAGAAAATGCATTATGAAATGAGTACGCCCGTAATCGTTATTTCAATCTTGTTGAGCGTAGCGGCCATTTTCCTTGGCATCAATGCGTACAAAAAAGCAAACGGAGGGTATCTGACCATTTCCGAGGGCCTAAAAATAGGCGTAGGCATAGCCTTGGTTTCTGCCATCATCTCTTTACTTTACCAGTATCTGCTCGTCAATTTTATTGAGCCGGATTTTATGGACAAAGCCTTAGAATTGGCTAAACCCAAAGCTTTTGAACAATATCCTTCAATGACGGAGGAACAATGGGAGCAAAGTGCGGCCATGCAGAAAAATTTGGGTTGGCTACGCTACCCGATAGGTTTAATCTTCAGTTGTGTCATTGGTTTGGTCGTTGGCCTTATCACTGGGCTCATCCTTAAAAAATCCAAGTCGGAATACTAA
- a CDS encoding GlmU family protein produces the protein MNYILSDGIHREALFPFTFTRPVAEIRVGILTIREKWEKCLNVSVSVKTEDYLSTKFPLKTSSENVVINASYLPNLDLVKAIQKLQLGEALMDGDTCIAYGTGTVETVFDVSNYTIISYQPKGLTIKNTWDIFSKNGEALQSDYDILTTGRKSQPISSTNQVLNPENIFLEEGAKVEFSILNASTGPIYMGKNAEIMEGCIVRGGLALCEGAILKMGAKIYGPTTAGPGCKLGGEVNNSVLFAYSNKGHEGFLGNSVLGEWCNLGADTNTSNMKNNYAPVRLWSYQTEGFARTGLQFCGLMMGDHSKCGINTMFNTGTVVGVSVNIFGSGYPRNFIPSFSWGGASGFTAFKTNKAFEVAEAMMKRRNVEFTETEAQILEHVFELTQKWRKY, from the coding sequence ATGAACTACATTCTATCAGACGGAATCCATAGAGAAGCCCTATTTCCCTTTACGTTTACTAGGCCTGTGGCTGAAATACGGGTGGGTATTTTAACCATTCGTGAGAAATGGGAAAAATGCTTGAATGTCTCGGTCAGTGTAAAAACGGAGGACTACCTTTCAACAAAATTTCCGTTGAAAACTTCCTCAGAAAATGTGGTCATCAACGCCAGCTATCTTCCAAATCTGGATTTGGTGAAAGCCATCCAAAAACTTCAACTAGGGGAGGCCTTGATGGATGGGGACACTTGCATCGCTTACGGGACCGGGACTGTGGAAACTGTGTTTGATGTTTCCAACTATACCATCATTTCCTATCAACCCAAAGGGTTGACGATAAAAAACACGTGGGATATTTTCTCGAAAAATGGAGAAGCACTCCAATCCGATTATGATATCCTGACCACCGGACGAAAGAGCCAACCCATTTCCAGTACCAACCAAGTGTTGAACCCGGAAAACATTTTTTTGGAAGAGGGTGCCAAGGTAGAGTTCAGTATTTTAAATGCATCCACGGGGCCTATTTACATGGGCAAGAATGCCGAGATTATGGAAGGCTGTATTGTTCGTGGTGGTTTAGCACTTTGCGAAGGTGCTATTTTAAAGATGGGCGCGAAGATTTACGGCCCCACCACAGCCGGACCAGGCTGTAAATTGGGTGGCGAGGTCAACAATTCGGTCTTGTTTGCGTATTCCAATAAAGGGCACGAAGGATTTTTAGGGAATTCCGTACTGGGCGAGTGGTGCAATTTGGGTGCGGATACCAACACCTCCAACATGAAGAACAATTACGCTCCTGTTCGTTTGTGGAGTTATCAAACCGAAGGTTTTGCCAGAACCGGACTGCAATTTTGCGGTTTGATGATGGGCGACCATAGCAAATGCGGCATCAATACCATGTTCAATACCGGAACGGTGGTAGGGGTAAGTGTCAATATTTTTGGTAGTGGGTATCCCAGAAACTTTATCCCTAGTTTTAGTTGGGGCGGTGCCTCAGGATTTACAGCATTTAAAACCAACAAGGCCTTTGAGGTGGCCGAAGCCATGATGAAACGCCGCAATGTGGAGTTTACTGAGACCGAAGCCCAGATTTTGGAGCACGTTTTTGAACTGACCCAAAAGTGGCGGAAGTACTAA
- a CDS encoding GNAT family N-acetyltransferase → MIDNPFLSETFTKKWAKSFGKEETPTDVEGVYGPKFYRGKWGILTNYGKTHTKGMQYTLERPLSLKKEILLIFDVPTYFKIPQPQELNPTKLIRVKQYPGFLIELDSFSSLQEYLQKKFKKSSRYKLYKYSRRLSECFEIKTQMYLGDAITEEAYNFLFDRFRELLEKRFLDKAEHNNNLDEKEWDFYKSVAYPLILKKQAGLFVVKNGENPIAITLVYFSKDIIFDAITVFDIDYAKFHLGSVNIMHLIDWGIANKFKLLDFSKGYFDYKTRWATKSYDFEYHILYNSKSFSSVAKAMLAKNYFKLKQYLREKDLNLLLNKVLFRFRKKEWDSTNASDEKGKSIVFEDVEVQDTSLIKIDAYSPQVIKLFFDFLYLNNESAKDVEVFYGSNGQYLFRGKNSEKVAHFT, encoded by the coding sequence ATGATTGACAATCCCTTTCTGTCAGAAACCTTCACTAAAAAATGGGCTAAAAGTTTTGGTAAAGAAGAAACACCAACTGATGTTGAAGGTGTTTACGGCCCAAAATTCTATCGAGGAAAATGGGGCATACTTACTAATTATGGGAAAACCCATACCAAGGGGATGCAATACACCTTGGAACGTCCCTTGAGTCTAAAAAAAGAAATTCTGTTGATTTTTGATGTACCAACTTATTTCAAAATCCCACAACCCCAAGAATTAAACCCCACAAAACTTATACGGGTCAAACAATATCCTGGTTTTTTAATTGAGTTGGACAGTTTTTCAAGCTTGCAGGAGTATCTGCAGAAAAAATTCAAGAAATCGAGCCGATACAAGTTGTACAAATACAGCAGAAGACTCTCGGAATGTTTCGAAATAAAAACACAGATGTACCTAGGTGATGCTATTACCGAAGAAGCGTACAACTTCCTCTTTGATAGGTTTAGGGAGCTTTTGGAAAAACGATTTCTGGACAAGGCAGAGCACAACAACAACTTGGATGAAAAAGAATGGGATTTCTATAAAAGTGTGGCCTATCCACTTATCCTAAAAAAACAAGCAGGACTTTTTGTGGTTAAAAACGGGGAAAATCCCATTGCCATAACATTGGTCTATTTTTCCAAGGACATTATTTTTGATGCCATTACCGTTTTTGATATTGATTATGCCAAATTCCATTTGGGTTCCGTCAATATTATGCACCTTATTGATTGGGGCATTGCCAACAAATTCAAACTACTGGACTTTTCCAAAGGTTATTTTGATTACAAAACCCGCTGGGCCACAAAAAGCTATGATTTTGAATACCACATTCTCTACAATTCCAAATCATTTTCATCCGTTGCAAAGGCCATGTTGGCCAAAAATTATTTCAAGCTAAAACAATATCTCAGGGAAAAAGATCTTAACCTGTTATTGAACAAAGTCCTTTTTCGTTTTCGCAAAAAAGAATGGGATTCTACAAACGCATCGGATGAAAAAGGCAAATCCATTGTTTTTGAAGATGTTGAAGTACAAGATACATCCCTCATAAAAATAGATGCTTATAGTCCACAGGTCATTAAATTATTTTTTGATTTTTTGTATTTGAACAATGAGTCCGCCAAAGATGTTGAGGTGTTTTATGGTTCCAACGGGCAATATCTATTTCGGGGCAAAAATTCCGAAAAAGTAGCCCACTTCACTTAA
- a CDS encoding GNAT family N-acetyltransferase: protein MQVIQDRNAWGQVVDRCEQADFYHTYDYHQISKKTDERPILVKYERGNSLIALPLLIRDIEGTELKDATSVYGYVGPVGKNVDPSFNNEDFKKQLCDFLRDNQIVSVFSRLHPFISKQDTILKGIGNIVPHGNVVNIDLTLSLEQQKKQYGRRLKTYINKEVKEYDIIDGIQEKCLDEFIATYCDNMKRLHAKPSYFFGKKYFYKLLASSQIHAELLVAQHKESGEFAGGAIFTKNNGTVQYHLSGVKSEYFHLNPIKLLIDHVRKTSTEEGYVNFNLGGGLNGKDEDSLFYFKSGFSKDYRKFSSWQYIVDETQYKKLLKQREAKNASEIDKNSCFFPLYRLDSNNKKEISEINCLGDD from the coding sequence ATGCAGGTCATTCAGGATAGAAATGCTTGGGGACAAGTTGTGGACCGATGTGAGCAAGCTGATTTTTATCATACCTACGACTACCATCAGATATCAAAAAAAACTGATGAAAGACCTATTTTGGTCAAATATGAAAGGGGTAATTCCCTTATTGCACTTCCATTGCTCATTAGGGACATAGAAGGAACAGAGCTCAAGGATGCCACTTCGGTTTATGGCTATGTTGGGCCCGTAGGCAAAAATGTTGACCCTTCTTTTAACAATGAGGATTTCAAAAAGCAGCTCTGTGATTTTTTAAGGGATAACCAGATTGTTTCGGTATTCTCCAGATTACATCCATTTATCAGCAAACAGGACACAATTCTTAAGGGTATTGGAAATATAGTCCCCCATGGGAATGTAGTGAACATAGACCTTACCCTAAGTTTAGAGCAGCAAAAAAAACAATATGGTAGAAGGCTAAAAACCTACATCAACAAGGAAGTCAAGGAGTATGACATCATTGATGGGATTCAAGAAAAATGCTTGGACGAGTTCATTGCCACTTATTGTGACAATATGAAAAGACTCCATGCCAAACCCAGCTACTTCTTTGGCAAAAAGTATTTTTATAAACTTTTGGCCAGTAGTCAAATTCACGCTGAACTTTTGGTGGCCCAACACAAAGAATCCGGTGAGTTTGCAGGAGGTGCCATTTTTACCAAAAACAATGGCACGGTGCAGTATCACTTATCCGGTGTTAAAAGCGAATATTTTCATCTAAATCCAATTAAACTGCTAATAGACCACGTTCGAAAAACATCTACTGAGGAAGGGTATGTCAACTTTAACTTAGGAGGTGGGCTCAATGGAAAAGATGAAGATTCTCTTTTTTACTTTAAGTCTGGATTTTCCAAAGATTATAGAAAATTTAGCTCTTGGCAATACATTGTGGATGAAACCCAATATAAAAAGCTCTTAAAACAGAGAGAAGCCAAAAATGCCTCTGAAATTGATAAGAACTCATGCTTTTTTCCCCTTTATCGTCTAGATTCCAACAACAAAAAGGAAATTTCTGAAATAAACTGCCTTGGCGATGATTGA
- a CDS encoding type B 50S ribosomal protein L31, with translation MKKGIHPENYRLVAFKDMSNDDVFITKSTAEAKETITVDGEEYPLVKLEISRTSHPYYTGKTKLVDTAGRIDKFKNKYKKFSKEEKKAE, from the coding sequence ATGAAAAAAGGCATACACCCAGAAAATTATAGATTAGTGGCTTTCAAAGACATGTCCAATGACGATGTGTTCATCACTAAATCAACTGCCGAGGCCAAAGAAACCATCACGGTTGATGGTGAGGAGTATCCTTTGGTAAAGTTGGAGATTTCTAGAACTTCGCACCCTTATTACACTGGTAAAACCAAATTGGTGGATACCGCTGGTAGGATTGATAAGTTCAAGAACAAGTACAAGAAATTCAGCAAAGAAGAGAAGAAGGCCGAGTAG